A region of Pseudomonas marginalis DNA encodes the following proteins:
- a CDS encoding undecaprenyl-phosphate glucose phosphotransferase, protein MLNNTRMHRNLTPRGLTFWGQWTLASSLVVALLFTLVILKTGQLEYYYRVLAAFTILASLPAYTLCDVYSKKDDYAVGLGRLFMGWLLTMGILFAVGVACHASALFPVETLLLWAAVSYPLLALCYIPLHSLSRYYHRQLHERQKSLIVGTGKLAVDLARTLSRQKRSPLVGLVGSRAEATEDAQAQILGELPQLPQLIRQHGIRRLYITHSLQDATHIEALYLNLLEISVDVIWVPDLNNMLLLNHCVAEVDGLPAIYLNESPLTSRPTAALSKSLLDKSLAALAIIVLSPLLLLVALLIKLTSPGPVIFKQDRHGWNGEVIKVWKFRSMRVHDDHEVRQASRNDSRITPVGRFIRRTSIDELPQLFNVLQGHMALVGPRPHAIAHNDYYSGKIRAYMARHRIKPGITGLAQVNGCRGETETLEKMQQRVDIDLRYINTWSLWLDIKILLKTPFTLLSKDIY, encoded by the coding sequence ATGCTTAATAACACTAGAATGCATCGCAACCTGACCCCCAGGGGTTTGACGTTCTGGGGACAATGGACACTCGCATCGAGCTTAGTTGTTGCACTGTTATTTACGCTGGTTATCTTGAAGACTGGCCAACTGGAGTATTACTACCGCGTCCTGGCCGCCTTTACGATATTGGCCTCTCTCCCGGCGTATACCTTGTGCGATGTCTACAGCAAGAAAGATGATTATGCCGTGGGCCTTGGACGCTTGTTCATGGGCTGGCTGTTAACCATGGGTATATTGTTTGCCGTGGGCGTAGCCTGTCATGCCAGCGCACTGTTCCCTGTGGAAACCTTATTACTCTGGGCGGCGGTCAGTTACCCGTTATTGGCACTGTGTTACATACCGCTGCACAGCCTGTCCCGGTATTACCACCGCCAACTTCACGAACGCCAAAAATCATTGATCGTGGGCACTGGCAAGCTTGCGGTGGACCTGGCCAGGACCCTCTCACGGCAAAAACGCTCGCCCCTGGTGGGTCTGGTCGGCAGCCGTGCCGAGGCGACCGAGGATGCGCAAGCGCAGATCCTCGGCGAGCTGCCGCAACTGCCCCAATTGATCCGGCAACACGGCATCCGCCGGCTCTACATCACCCATTCATTGCAGGACGCCACCCACATTGAGGCGTTGTACCTCAACCTGCTGGAGATCAGCGTGGATGTGATCTGGGTGCCCGACCTCAATAACATGCTGCTGCTCAACCATTGCGTGGCCGAAGTGGATGGGCTGCCGGCGATCTACCTCAACGAAAGCCCGCTGACCAGCCGCCCCACCGCTGCACTGAGCAAGTCGCTGCTGGACAAGAGCCTGGCTGCTCTGGCGATCATCGTGCTGAGCCCGCTGCTGTTGCTGGTCGCCCTGCTGATCAAGCTCACCTCCCCCGGCCCGGTGATCTTCAAGCAGGACCGCCACGGCTGGAATGGCGAGGTGATCAAGGTGTGGAAATTCCGCTCCATGCGTGTGCATGACGACCATGAGGTACGCCAGGCCAGTCGCAACGATTCACGCATTACGCCGGTGGGCCGGTTTATCCGGCGTACCTCCATCGATGAATTGCCGCAGCTGTTCAACGTGCTGCAAGGGCACATGGCCCTGGTCGGCCCACGCCCCCATGCGATTGCACACAACGACTACTACTCGGGGAAAATCCGCGCCTACATGGCCCGCCATCGGATCAAACCCGGCATCACCGGCCTGGCGCAGGTCAATGGCTGCCGGGGCGAGACCGAGACCCTGGAGAAGATGCAACAGCGCGTCGATATCGACCTGCGCTACATCAATACCTGGTCGCTGTGGCTGGACATCAAGATCCTGTTGAAGACGCCGTTTACGCTGCTGTCCAAGGACATCTACTGA